The Malus domestica chromosome 06, GDT2T_hap1 genome has a segment encoding these proteins:
- the LOC103439403 gene encoding uncharacterized protein: MTITSIQSLCKSPTFLPPPTSLGSPCFLRIPDPNPLSRNRESKFYTERRIGSKSRRGWGGIVCGVAFPIDPWAPSIDSQSIASQLFAASLFPYLGFLYFITKSKSAPKLTLFGFYFLLAFVGATIPAGIYAKVNYGTSLANVDWLHGGAEAFLTLTNICIVLGLRGALRNAGDAEERISAPISGLKEEKKTSV; encoded by the exons ATGACCATCACCAGCATTCAATCTCTCTGTAAATCCCCCACCTTTCTCCCCCCTCCAACTTCTCTGGGTTCCCCATGTTTCTTGCGGATCCCCGACCCGAACCCACTTTCCAGAAACAGAGAATCCAAGTTTTACACAGAGAGGAGAATCGGCAGTAAAAGCAGAAGAGGTTGGGGTGGGATTGTGTGTGGTGTGGCGTTCCCGATTGATCCATGGGCGCCCAGCATTGACTCACAGAGCATAGCTTCACAGCTGTTTGCAGCTTCTCTGTTTCCCTACCTGGGTTTCTTGTACTTCATCACCAAGTCAAAGTCTGCCCCAAAGCTCACTCTTTTTGGGTTCTACTTCTTGCTTGCTTTTGTGGGGGCCACCA TTCCTGCTGGAATTTATG CAAAGGTGAATTACGGCACTTCATTGGCGAATGTCGATTGGTTACATGGCGGGGCTGAGGCATTTCTCACTCTAACCAACATATGCATCGTGTTGGGGTTGAGGGGGGCTCTCAGAAATGCTGGAGATGCAGAAGAAAGAATATCAGCTCCTATTTCCGGGTtgaaggaggagaa